The following coding sequences are from one Limnobacter sp. SAORIC-580 window:
- a CDS encoding Flp family type IVb pilin translates to MSKAANKQLVLKRKEEGASLIEYAVIAALVVALAVAGFATLGDGLDTAFTNIVNSLTGGGE, encoded by the coding sequence ATGAGCAAAGCAGCAAACAAGCAGTTGGTTTTGAAACGTAAGGAAGAAGGTGCCTCCTTGATCGAGTACGCAGTAATCGCGGCCTTGGTAGTAGCACTTGCAGTGGCTGGTTTTGCGACTTTGGGTGACGGTTTGGATACTGCATTCACCAACATCGTGAACTCCCTGACCGGTGGCGGAGAGTAA
- a CDS encoding mechanosensitive ion channel family protein — protein MNFSSLQEWLVNLGVPSGVFTYNTWVYQVFMVVFLTLLVSYTVGLIFNRLGRFAEKSNNPWDDVFLESARKPLKILIWLLGISWAARITHTANNAEIFEFIDPVRRVGVIVLITWFLFGLAKRFELALQSPDRVKEPLDATTASAIGKLLRASIVITAALVILQNLGFSISGVLAFGGVGGIAVGFAAKDLLANFFGGLTVYMDRPFVVGDWVRSPDKNIEGTVEHIGWRLTRIRTFDKRPLYVPNATFSTISLENPSRMTHRRIQETIGVRYEDLQQVRSIVDAVKRMLIEHAEIDDNQTLIVNLNQFADSSVNLMVYTFTKTTIWVKYHEVKQDVLLKIAEIIEQHGAEIAFPTTTLHVASLPEQFAQAGVAPATKP, from the coding sequence ATGAATTTTTCCAGCCTGCAAGAATGGCTTGTCAACCTGGGTGTACCCAGCGGTGTTTTTACTTACAACACCTGGGTATATCAGGTTTTCATGGTGGTATTTCTCACACTCCTGGTCAGCTATACCGTGGGTTTGATTTTCAACCGCCTGGGTCGGTTTGCTGAAAAATCGAACAACCCCTGGGACGATGTGTTCCTGGAAAGTGCCCGCAAACCCCTGAAAATTCTGATCTGGTTGCTGGGCATTTCCTGGGCCGCCAGAATTACCCATACCGCAAACAATGCGGAAATATTCGAATTCATCGATCCTGTTCGCAGGGTGGGTGTGATTGTGTTGATTACCTGGTTCCTGTTTGGTTTGGCCAAGCGATTCGAGCTTGCACTTCAAAGCCCGGATAGAGTGAAAGAACCGCTGGACGCCACCACAGCCAGCGCCATCGGCAAGTTGCTTCGCGCCTCCATTGTCATCACCGCTGCCTTGGTTATTCTTCAAAACCTCGGGTTCAGTATTTCTGGTGTGCTGGCGTTTGGTGGTGTGGGTGGCATTGCTGTGGGTTTTGCTGCGAAAGATTTGCTGGCGAATTTTTTCGGTGGCCTCACCGTATACATGGACCGCCCCTTTGTGGTGGGCGACTGGGTGCGTTCACCTGACAAAAATATTGAGGGCACTGTCGAACACATCGGCTGGCGACTCACGCGCATACGCACTTTTGACAAGCGCCCGCTGTATGTACCCAACGCCACTTTCAGCACCATTTCACTGGAGAACCCCTCGCGCATGACGCACCGTCGAATTCAGGAAACAATTGGCGTGCGATATGAGGACCTGCAACAGGTGCGCAGTATTGTTGATGCGGTCAAGCGCATGTTGATTGAGCACGCCGAAATTGATGACAATCAAACCCTGATTGTGAATTTGAATCAGTTTGCAGACTCAAGCGTGAACTTGATGGTGTATACGTTTACGAAAACAACAATTTGGGTGAAGTACCACGAGGTGAAGCAGGATGTGTTGTTGAAAATCGCCGAGATTATTGAGCAGCACGGCGCTGAAATTGCGTTCCCCACCACCACATTGCACGTGGCCAGCCTGCCAGAACAGTTTGCACAGGCAGGCGTTGCGCCAGCCACCAAGCCTTAA
- a CDS encoding EcsC family protein, with amino-acid sequence MQKTNLPRALMGPLHAVIGLVTGGVPVSKEPGKARRPYERSKEITQKACAKAAAVSGSLALPVGPLGMLTVLPDLIIVWRIQAQMVADIAVAFGHKKPLTEQDLMTCLFSHVAGTAVREYERSIPLEHEERSGKSVLDLIDRFTRSGSRDVATRVTKQIGQVVFERVAKRTASRIVPLAGAAVVSAYAALDTKEVARTAVEMFSGEKLPARKTKKSYPRPEEMFNVDNVKEIQPDQGA; translated from the coding sequence ATGCAAAAGACCAATTTACCCAGAGCCCTAATGGGGCCCCTGCATGCCGTAATCGGTCTAGTCACCGGTGGAGTGCCCGTTTCCAAAGAGCCGGGCAAGGCCAGGCGTCCCTATGAACGCTCGAAAGAAATTACGCAGAAGGCCTGCGCGAAGGCAGCTGCAGTGTCAGGCAGCTTGGCTTTGCCCGTGGGCCCCCTGGGCATGCTCACCGTGTTGCCCGACCTTATTATTGTGTGGCGTATTCAGGCACAAATGGTTGCTGATATTGCTGTGGCTTTTGGTCACAAAAAACCGTTGACCGAGCAAGATTTGATGACGTGCCTGTTTAGCCATGTCGCGGGAACGGCTGTGCGTGAGTACGAAAGATCAATTCCCTTGGAGCATGAAGAGAGATCGGGTAAGTCGGTCCTTGATTTGATCGACCGCTTCACTCGCAGTGGCAGCCGTGATGTGGCCACTCGGGTCACCAAACAAATTGGGCAGGTGGTATTTGAGCGAGTGGCCAAACGCACCGCGTCCCGAATTGTGCCTTTGGCCGGCGCAGCTGTTGTGTCTGCCTATGCTGCGCTGGATACCAAAGAAGTTGCGCGCACTGCGGTTGAAATGTTTTCTGGTGAAAAATTGCCAGCCCGCAAAACCAAGAAAAGTTACCCAAGGCCAGAGGAAATGTTCAACGTGGACAATGTGAAAGAAATTCAACCCGACCAAGGGGCTTGA
- the cpaB gene encoding Flp pilus assembly protein CpaB yields the protein MSGKTKIFALLLLGIGLIFMVMAFLSGQNVKKGGEAIKTALERFPVVVSTVEIQFGKPVTPEMLKVEKFAIAPSGAFTDIGDVIGKKPLFNIGKGLPVTNQYFESGAVAAEVREGYRAFALRLDENNVATAKIKAGDYVDVFSIFKSNSRDIEETISRLIMPKLRVLSVGSQLVNAPETTNAANEKDVNNRPVRLKAMMVEVPTGDINTLAIAQTQGELFVVLRSPEEEELPDMSKYPQPDTVLKPLPVKGPDGKVLKVQPPIELSPSDKAFAGTSLGNTVLPGSGNTKDNKKPAQTTQRTAEPATVEVIRGGETTRETAR from the coding sequence ATGTCAGGAAAAACAAAAATATTCGCACTGCTGCTATTGGGAATCGGATTGATTTTCATGGTGATGGCTTTTCTATCCGGACAAAACGTGAAGAAAGGCGGAGAAGCCATCAAAACCGCACTTGAGCGTTTTCCGGTGGTGGTCAGCACAGTTGAAATCCAATTCGGCAAGCCTGTCACCCCCGAGATGCTGAAGGTGGAAAAATTTGCAATTGCACCCAGCGGTGCTTTCACCGACATTGGCGATGTAATTGGCAAAAAGCCTTTGTTCAACATTGGCAAGGGTTTGCCAGTGACGAATCAATATTTTGAATCTGGTGCCGTGGCTGCTGAAGTGCGTGAAGGTTACCGCGCCTTTGCCTTGCGCCTTGATGAAAACAACGTGGCCACAGCCAAGATCAAGGCCGGAGATTACGTTGATGTGTTCTCGATTTTCAAATCCAACAGCCGAGACATTGAAGAAACAATTTCTCGATTGATCATGCCCAAGCTGCGCGTTCTCTCGGTGGGCTCGCAACTGGTGAATGCGCCAGAAACAACGAATGCCGCCAATGAAAAAGACGTGAACAATCGCCCTGTGCGCTTGAAAGCCATGATGGTTGAAGTACCCACTGGCGACATCAACACCTTGGCCATTGCGCAAACCCAAGGCGAATTGTTTGTGGTGTTGCGCAGCCCAGAGGAAGAGGAACTTCCTGACATGAGCAAGTACCCTCAACCGGACACCGTACTGAAGCCGCTTCCGGTCAAGGGGCCTGATGGCAAAGTACTAAAAGTGCAACCACCGATTGAACTAAGCCCAAGTGACAAAGCATTTGCGGGAACGTCGTTGGGCAACACAGTGCTGCCTGGTAGCGGCAACACAAAAGACAACAAAAAACCCGCGCAAACTACCCAACGCACGGCCGAACCGGCCACTGTTGAAGTAATTCGCGGCGGAGAAACAACCCGGGAAACAGCGCGATGA
- the rfaE2 gene encoding D-glycero-beta-D-manno-heptose 1-phosphate adenylyltransferase, giving the protein MTTTGKPARFEKKVCHPSELAERAKQLKGPVVFTNGVFDLLHRGHVTYLDQAAQEGQSLIVAVNSDESVKRLGKGPDRPINTQVDRMHVLAALECVALVTYFEEDTPLNAILAARPDVLVKGGDWPVEKMVGAKEVQSWGGTALSIAFEHERSTTATLEKIRKL; this is encoded by the coding sequence ATGACAACAACCGGAAAACCGGCTCGCTTTGAAAAAAAGGTGTGCCACCCCAGCGAGCTTGCCGAGCGCGCAAAACAACTCAAAGGCCCCGTGGTGTTTACCAACGGGGTTTTTGATTTGTTGCACCGTGGACACGTCACTTATCTGGACCAAGCCGCGCAAGAAGGGCAAAGCCTGATTGTGGCTGTGAATTCTGACGAATCAGTCAAACGCCTGGGCAAAGGCCCAGACCGCCCCATCAACACCCAAGTTGATCGCATGCATGTTCTGGCTGCACTGGAGTGCGTAGCCTTGGTTACTTACTTCGAAGAAGACACGCCTTTGAACGCCATTCTGGCGGCACGCCCGGATGTGCTGGTGAAAGGTGGCGATTGGCCTGTTGAAAAAATGGTGGGAGCCAAAGAAGTTCAAAGTTGGGGGGGCACAGCGCTGTCCATCGCGTTTGAACACGAGCGCAGCACCACCGCCACGCTCGAGAAAATACGCAAACTTTAA
- a CDS encoding indolepyruvate ferredoxin oxidoreductase family protein produces the protein MNAPQYPLHRAVTLSDKYTLSQGKIYLTGTQALVRLMLLQSQLDRMNGLNTGGFVSGYRGSPLGGVDQAFWAAQQFLRPANIHFQAGVNEDLAATAVWGSQQLNLFQGATVDGVFGLWYGKGPGVDRSLDVFKHANAAGTSKHGGVLLVAGDDHAAKSSTLPHQSDHVLKAAMIPVLFPSNVQEILDFGVLGYTMSRYAGVWVGMKTVADVVECSATVDIDPDRHRFVLPTDFDMPEGGLNIRWPDTALAQEARLIDHKLYAALAFCRANGINKTVIDSPSARFGIVATGKAFQDTLQALNDLGLNPQRCAEIGLRVYKVGMVWPLDAVGIREFAKGLQEILVIEEKRQLVEYQIKEELYAWREDVRPKVYGKFDERLSEDGREGGEWSLPQGNWLLPSHYELDPALIAQAIAKRLRHVQLPADIKTRIDQRIGAIAHSHDVGHSTHLPVERKPYFCSGCPHNTSTKVPEGSRAMAGIGCHYMAVWMDRNTQTYTQMGGEGVPWIGQAPFTQTQHVFANLGDGTYFHSGILAIRASVSAGVNITYKLLYNDAVAMTGGQHLDGTLTVPQLTRQLAAEGVAKIVIVSDNPAPHLRNVPDDPKAEGIEVFHRRDMDTVQKLLRDIKGTTVLVYEQTCASEKRRRRKRTDPATGQLQFPNPAKRVLINPRVCEGCGDCSKHSNCLSIEPVSTPWGVKRTINQSTCNKDYSCLEGLCPSLVTVEGGELRKPDTSAHHSALTKACASLVEPHFHIHPDELTQRHAVLINGVGGTGVVTIGAWLGMAAHLQGMEALALDMAGLAQKGGAVFSHVQFAPAGNALASSKIPVGEADLMIGGDLIVSAHEKTLELLNSAAFVVVNTDTPPTADFIAQRDWCAPVKQMHTDIARALNNPEQHYTPIRAQWLAQRLFGDTVYANALLLGAAWQRGCLPLHLAALRQAIELNGVKVTENLLAFDAGRVAVSKPGLLEQMLEKNIAPNSQFESDDEKLMRYQAELTQYQNSQLAERFKARVLPLRAGFDSQGLNHQWMRLCSTYFKLLAFKDEFEVARLHTNPEWKRQTMAQFEPGAKLYFHFAPTWLAGHGNRPRKIKLGPWIDPVLRVLAGMRHLRNTIFDPFRGSLERKNQTLLVTWFETWLELMHNNPSMLQHSKQTDHLLDLFNQVKGFGQVRAQSFEQVRFEIQKSVENKHNLDQHDQSRQQT, from the coding sequence ATGAATGCCCCTCAGTACCCGCTGCACCGCGCAGTCACGCTCAGTGACAAATACACCCTCTCCCAAGGAAAAATTTACCTGACAGGCACGCAAGCCCTGGTGCGACTCATGTTGCTTCAGTCACAGCTGGATCGCATGAATGGCTTGAACACTGGCGGATTCGTGTCGGGTTATCGGGGGTCACCCCTCGGGGGTGTGGACCAGGCATTTTGGGCGGCACAACAATTTTTGAGGCCTGCTAACATTCACTTTCAGGCCGGTGTGAATGAAGACCTCGCCGCCACTGCCGTGTGGGGCAGTCAGCAACTTAACCTGTTTCAAGGCGCAACCGTCGATGGTGTTTTTGGCCTTTGGTATGGCAAAGGGCCGGGTGTGGACCGAAGCCTTGATGTGTTCAAACATGCCAATGCAGCAGGCACCTCCAAACACGGTGGCGTGTTACTGGTGGCGGGCGATGACCACGCCGCGAAAAGCTCCACCTTGCCGCACCAGTCTGACCATGTGCTGAAAGCGGCCATGATTCCGGTGCTGTTTCCAAGCAATGTGCAGGAAATTCTCGACTTCGGTGTGCTCGGATACACGATGAGTCGCTATGCCGGTGTATGGGTTGGCATGAAGACGGTGGCCGATGTGGTGGAGTGCTCTGCTACTGTGGATATTGACCCCGACCGACACCGGTTTGTGTTGCCCACTGATTTCGACATGCCTGAGGGCGGTTTGAATATTCGCTGGCCCGATACAGCCTTGGCCCAGGAAGCCCGTTTGATTGATCACAAGTTGTATGCCGCGCTGGCTTTTTGCAGGGCCAATGGCATTAACAAAACCGTGATTGATTCGCCCTCGGCGCGTTTTGGCATCGTGGCCACCGGCAAAGCATTTCAGGACACTTTGCAGGCCTTGAATGATTTGGGTTTGAACCCGCAACGTTGTGCAGAAATAGGTTTGCGGGTTTATAAAGTAGGCATGGTGTGGCCGCTGGATGCCGTAGGCATAAGGGAATTTGCCAAGGGTTTGCAAGAAATTCTCGTGATTGAAGAAAAGCGCCAGTTGGTGGAATACCAGATTAAAGAGGAACTGTACGCTTGGCGCGAGGATGTACGCCCCAAGGTGTACGGCAAGTTTGATGAAAGGCTCTCGGAGGACGGTCGCGAAGGCGGGGAGTGGTCCCTGCCACAAGGCAATTGGTTGTTGCCCAGTCACTACGAGCTAGACCCCGCATTGATTGCTCAGGCCATTGCCAAACGCCTGCGGCACGTGCAGTTGCCTGCCGATATCAAAACCAGAATTGATCAGCGGATCGGCGCCATTGCGCACAGCCATGACGTGGGTCATTCAACGCATTTACCCGTGGAACGCAAACCCTATTTTTGCTCGGGGTGCCCACACAACACCTCGACGAAAGTACCTGAGGGCAGCCGTGCCATGGCCGGCATTGGTTGCCATTACATGGCCGTGTGGATGGACCGGAATACCCAAACCTACACACAAATGGGCGGCGAGGGTGTGCCCTGGATAGGGCAGGCACCTTTTACACAAACCCAACATGTGTTTGCCAACCTGGGCGATGGCACCTATTTCCACTCGGGTATTCTGGCCATTCGGGCCAGCGTTTCAGCAGGCGTGAATATCACCTACAAGTTGCTGTACAACGATGCCGTCGCCATGACCGGCGGACAACATCTGGATGGCACACTCACCGTGCCACAACTAACCCGCCAGCTGGCTGCTGAAGGCGTTGCCAAAATTGTAATTGTCAGTGACAACCCCGCGCCACACCTGCGCAATGTGCCGGACGACCCAAAGGCCGAGGGCATTGAAGTGTTTCACCGCCGGGACATGGACACCGTGCAAAAATTGCTGCGCGACATCAAAGGCACCACAGTGCTTGTGTATGAGCAAACCTGTGCCTCGGAAAAACGCCGCAGGCGCAAGCGCACCGACCCGGCCACGGGCCAATTGCAGTTCCCGAACCCTGCAAAGCGCGTGTTGATTAACCCGCGAGTCTGCGAGGGCTGCGGTGACTGCTCCAAACATTCCAATTGTTTGTCGATCGAGCCCGTATCAACGCCCTGGGGTGTCAAACGCACCATTAACCAATCCACCTGCAACAAAGACTACAGCTGCCTTGAAGGGCTTTGCCCAAGCCTGGTGACGGTGGAAGGCGGTGAGTTGCGAAAGCCCGATACTTCAGCGCACCACAGCGCGCTTACCAAAGCTTGCGCCAGTCTTGTTGAGCCTCATTTTCACATTCATCCTGATGAACTGACTCAACGCCATGCCGTGCTGATCAATGGCGTGGGTGGCACCGGTGTGGTCACTATTGGCGCATGGCTGGGCATGGCCGCGCATTTGCAGGGTATGGAAGCTTTGGCACTGGACATGGCCGGGTTGGCGCAAAAGGGCGGTGCCGTGTTTTCGCATGTGCAGTTTGCCCCGGCGGGCAACGCTTTGGCATCTTCCAAAATTCCCGTGGGCGAGGCTGATTTGATGATCGGCGGCGACCTGATCGTGTCTGCGCATGAAAAAACACTGGAACTACTGAACAGCGCTGCATTTGTGGTGGTGAATACCGACACGCCACCCACAGCCGATTTTATTGCCCAGCGCGACTGGTGCGCGCCCGTTAAACAAATGCACACCGATATTGCACGGGCCTTGAATAACCCCGAGCAGCATTACACGCCGATTCGGGCCCAGTGGTTGGCCCAGAGGCTGTTTGGCGACACCGTGTATGCCAATGCACTGCTGCTGGGCGCCGCCTGGCAACGCGGTTGTTTGCCCTTGCACCTGGCTGCCCTGCGCCAAGCCATTGAATTGAATGGCGTGAAGGTGACTGAAAACCTGCTTGCCTTTGATGCGGGTCGTGTGGCGGTGTCAAAGCCTGGTTTGCTTGAGCAGATGTTGGAAAAGAATATTGCACCCAACAGTCAGTTTGAAAGTGATGACGAGAAGCTGATGCGTTATCAAGCTGAATTGACGCAGTATCAAAACAGTCAACTGGCAGAGCGCTTCAAAGCCAGGGTGTTGCCCTTGCGCGCCGGGTTTGATTCTCAGGGTTTGAACCACCAGTGGATGCGCCTGTGCAGCACCTATTTCAAATTACTGGCCTTCAAGGACGAGTTTGAGGTGGCCCGCTTGCACACCAATCCCGAGTGGAAACGGCAGACCATGGCGCAATTTGAACCGGGTGCGAAGTTGTATTTTCACTTTGCCCCCACTTGGCTGGCTGGGCATGGCAACCGGCCGCGGAAAATAAAACTGGGCCCCTGGATTGACCCGGTGCTCAGGGTTTTGGCGGGAATGCGCCACTTGAGAAACACGATATTTGATCCATTTAGAGGAAGTTTAGAGCGTAAAAACCAGACTTTACTGGTGACTTGGTTTGAAACCTGGTTGGAACTGATGCACAATAATCCTTCAATGTTGCAGCACAGCAAACAGACCGATCACCTTCTTGACCTGTTTAATCAGGTGAAAGGATTCGGTCAGGTTCGTGCCCAATCATTTGAACAAGTGCGGTTCGAGATTCAAAAGTCCGTGGAAAACAAGCACAACCTGGATCAGCATGACCAAAGCAGACAACAAACCTGA
- a CDS encoding TadE/TadG family type IV pilus assembly protein, which translates to MNTATRALSSFANRAEQQRGAQLVELALMLPVVLTVIFAIVGYSLLFMVQHTLSSAVSQAARSVAVAGSTADPEAAARQLLLNSLPSAMYPAGFSFSTDQLAGAADCGNALGAGTNPALSCLEFRGVFNTSENPFLSNIPFADTFFPEQLSASAVVLYQNTDAL; encoded by the coding sequence ATGAATACAGCCACTCGGGCTCTCTCTTCATTCGCCAACCGCGCTGAACAACAGCGCGGTGCCCAGCTTGTGGAGTTGGCCTTGATGTTGCCGGTTGTTCTCACTGTCATTTTTGCGATTGTGGGTTACAGCCTCTTGTTCATGGTGCAACACACGCTGAGCTCAGCCGTATCTCAAGCTGCGCGAAGCGTGGCTGTTGCGGGTAGTACTGCCGATCCGGAAGCTGCGGCCAGGCAATTGTTGTTGAATTCCCTGCCCAGCGCGATGTACCCCGCAGGCTTTAGTTTTTCGACCGACCAATTGGCCGGTGCAGCAGATTGTGGCAACGCCTTGGGCGCGGGCACCAACCCAGCCCTCAGTTGCCTGGAATTTCGGGGAGTTTTTAATACTTCCGAGAATCCGTTTTTGTCCAACATTCCTTTTGCAGATACTTTTTTTCCAGAACAACTCAGCGCCAGCGCTGTGGTTCTGTACCAGAACACCGACGCACTGTAA
- a CDS encoding PPK2 family polyphosphate kinase gives MTKADNKPETKVTKRKETKRSEKVLPDALVPESQWEILGQACMVNGKAVRLRQWPTRYGDMPSKEDMHERVDQLSERLNHLLTCLYAQGEHKLLVILQGMDTAGKDGAARAIMRSVHPMALRMVSFKEPSEQEAAHDFLWRVHPHVPGAGQSVIFNRSHYDGIIMPIIQDNVSATWLDERIRQANDFERLLVETGTTVLKIFLNISREEQHQRMIERWETPDKRWKLTEKDLHCGENYSMYANAYEQVLEKTCTKQAPWWIIPADHKGFRNMLVAEILVGTLERMGLAWPEPDPAVAKSEFWKKPSTGQAT, from the coding sequence ATGACCAAAGCAGACAACAAACCTGAAACCAAAGTCACCAAACGCAAAGAAACCAAGCGCTCTGAAAAAGTGTTACCCGATGCCTTGGTGCCCGAGAGCCAGTGGGAAATTTTAGGCCAGGCCTGCATGGTCAACGGCAAGGCAGTTCGCTTGCGACAATGGCCAACGCGTTATGGCGACATGCCTTCCAAAGAAGACATGCACGAGCGGGTCGATCAATTGTCGGAGCGCTTAAACCACCTGCTGACCTGTCTGTATGCGCAAGGCGAACACAAACTGCTTGTCATTTTGCAGGGCATGGACACTGCAGGAAAAGACGGCGCTGCCCGTGCCATTATGCGTTCAGTGCACCCCATGGCTTTGCGCATGGTGTCGTTCAAAGAGCCCTCCGAGCAAGAAGCAGCGCATGATTTTTTGTGGCGGGTTCACCCCCATGTACCGGGCGCAGGCCAGTCGGTCATTTTCAACCGTTCACATTACGACGGCATCATCATGCCGATTATTCAAGACAATGTATCGGCCACCTGGCTTGACGAACGCATTCGCCAAGCCAACGACTTTGAACGTCTCCTGGTTGAAACCGGCACCACAGTCTTGAAAATATTCTTGAATATTTCCCGTGAAGAACAACACCAGCGCATGATTGAACGTTGGGAAACCCCCGACAAGCGCTGGAAGTTGACCGAAAAAGATCTTCACTGTGGCGAAAACTACAGCATGTATGCCAATGCCTATGAACAGGTGCTGGAAAAAACCTGCACCAAGCAGGCACCCTGGTGGATTATCCCCGCCGATCACAAAGGATTCCGGAACATGCTGGTGGCCGAAATTTTGGTCGGTACGCTTGAGCGTATGGGCCTGGCTTGGCCCGAGCCCGATCCGGCTGTAGCCAAAAGCGAGTTCTGGAAAAAGCCGTCAACCGGCCAGGCAACATGA
- a CDS encoding nuclear transport factor 2 family protein, producing MSKANNTANKTGGLAPLDRQQLSEPLRRLIDFFEHLTEQTVADMPRFYAGDAYFKDPFNEVNRVEDIARIFGEMFHQVNNPRFVVHTAFQSGQQVFMAWDFLFEMKRFKVGQVQCIKGSSHLQLNQNGLVQSHRDYWDTAEELYEKIPMLGGLMRWLKKQAG from the coding sequence ATGAGCAAAGCAAATAACACCGCCAACAAAACAGGTGGCTTGGCCCCGCTGGATCGCCAGCAATTGTCTGAACCCCTGCGCAGACTAATCGATTTTTTTGAGCACCTGACCGAGCAAACCGTGGCTGACATGCCCAGGTTTTATGCGGGTGACGCTTATTTCAAAGACCCGTTCAACGAAGTGAACCGGGTAGAGGACATCGCCCGTATTTTTGGCGAGATGTTTCATCAGGTTAATAACCCGCGCTTTGTGGTGCACACTGCATTTCAATCGGGGCAACAAGTGTTTATGGCTTGGGACTTCCTGTTCGAGATGAAGCGTTTCAAGGTGGGACAAGTGCAGTGCATCAAAGGGTCGTCGCACCTGCAGTTGAACCAAAACGGCCTTGTGCAGTCACACAGAGACTATTGGGACACGGCTGAGGAGCTGTACGAGAAGATCCCGATGCTGGGGGGACTGATGCGCTGGTTGAAAAAACAGGCAGGCTAA
- a CDS encoding ferritin yields MLYPELFRSLESVRWNMEKDINWDQFDASKLSEEQAQTIKMNAITEWSALPATEMFLRDNKHDSDFSAFMSIWFFEEQKHSLVLMEYLRRFRPDLLPTEEELHAVRFEFDPAPPLETLMLHFCGEIRLNHWYRCASDWHTEPVIKQIYKIISHDEARHGGAYLRYMKKALVEVGDGARAAFSKIGVLMASARRTQKPLHPTNLHVNKDLFPNDTVQSRLPDPDWLENWLDGQIRFDADWEKKVVDRILHNMSLLFERTFESVQDLNRYRKEVMARLGATEPPVGNAA; encoded by the coding sequence ATGTTGTATCCAGAGTTATTCAGGTCATTGGAGTCCGTTCGTTGGAACATGGAAAAGGACATCAACTGGGATCAGTTTGATGCCTCCAAGTTGTCTGAAGAGCAGGCCCAAACCATCAAAATGAACGCAATTACCGAGTGGTCGGCCTTGCCCGCCACAGAAATGTTCTTGCGTGACAACAAACACGACAGCGACTTCTCGGCCTTCATGTCCATCTGGTTTTTTGAAGAGCAAAAGCACTCGCTGGTCTTGATGGAATACTTGCGCCGTTTCCGCCCCGACCTGCTGCCCACCGAAGAAGAACTGCATGCCGTGCGATTTGAATTCGACCCGGCACCGCCCCTTGAAACACTGATGCTGCACTTCTGCGGTGAAATACGCTTGAATCACTGGTACCGTTGCGCCTCGGATTGGCACACCGAGCCGGTCATCAAACAAATCTACAAAATCATTTCGCATGACGAGGCACGCCACGGTGGCGCTTACCTGCGTTACATGAAAAAAGCCTTGGTGGAAGTGGGCGATGGTGCACGTGCTGCATTCAGCAAAATTGGCGTGCTCATGGCTTCGGCCCGCCGCACCCAAAAACCTTTGCACCCCACCAATTTGCATGTGAACAAAGACCTGTTCCCCAACGACACGGTGCAAAGCCGCCTGCCCGATCCCGATTGGCTGGAAAACTGGCTGGATGGTCAAATTCGCTTTGACGCCGATTGGGAAAAGAAAGTGGTTGACCGCATTTTGCACAACATGAGCTTGTTGTTTGAACGCACTTTTGAATCGGTACAAGACCTGAACCGCTACCGCAAGGAAGTGATGGCGCGTTTGGGCGCAACCGAACCGCCCGTTGGCAACGCTGCCTGA